The following coding sequences are from one Virgibacillus necropolis window:
- a CDS encoding hydroxyacid dehydrogenase, whose product MKTFIFDPIDSEALECARERIDVVEWTNKEIKNYSIAEAVIVRTFKMTKEVMDKMPKLKIIAKHGVGVDNIDLDYAKSRGIRVTNTPQANMNSVAELVIALALNCSRKVNLAQNMVEEGIEKNSPFELVGFELQNKTVGLIGLGRIGTLVGMKLKAAFNTKVLVYDPYTTESVCEKKGFIKYEHLHQVLKKSDIVSVSVPLTKDTENMISARELSFMKKSAILINTSRGKLINENDLYNALQHNKLFGAAIDAFAEEPVSKDHPLLTCNNFIGTPHNGANTKDALIRMGTEAVDEIVRLMNNEEALSKVI is encoded by the coding sequence ATGAAAACATTTATTTTTGACCCTATTGACTCAGAGGCTTTGGAATGTGCCCGAGAGAGAATAGATGTAGTGGAGTGGACAAATAAAGAAATTAAAAACTACTCTATTGCCGAAGCGGTTATTGTGCGGACATTTAAAATGACAAAAGAAGTAATGGATAAAATGCCTAAGCTAAAAATAATCGCAAAGCATGGAGTTGGAGTAGACAATATAGATTTAGATTATGCAAAGAGCAGAGGGATTAGAGTGACGAATACTCCTCAGGCAAATATGAATTCAGTTGCTGAATTAGTTATTGCTTTGGCATTAAACTGTTCGAGAAAAGTTAACCTTGCACAAAATATGGTTGAAGAAGGAATTGAAAAAAACTCTCCATTTGAATTAGTTGGTTTTGAGTTGCAAAATAAAACTGTAGGATTAATCGGACTTGGGCGTATAGGTACACTAGTAGGTATGAAACTAAAAGCGGCATTTAATACGAAAGTGCTTGTATATGATCCATACACAACCGAATCAGTCTGTGAAAAAAAGGGATTTATAAAGTATGAACATTTACATCAAGTACTAAAAAAAAGTGATATAGTCAGTGTCTCCGTACCTTTGACAAAGGATACAGAGAATATGATTTCCGCACGTGAGCTATCCTTTATGAAAAAAAGTGCAATCCTAATTAATACATCTAGAGGAAAATTGATTAATGAAAATGATCTTTATAATGCTTTACAGCATAACAAATTATTTGGTGCAGCCATTGACGCATTTGCCGAAGAACCTGTTTCAAAGGATCATCCATTGTTGACCTGTAATAACTTTATTGGAACTCCACATAATGGAGCAAATACAAAGGACGCACTTATTCGGATGGGAACAGAGGCTGTCGATGAAATAGTAAGATTAATGAATAATGAGGAAGCTTTATCTAAGGTTATCTGA
- a CDS encoding FadR/GntR family transcriptional regulator: protein MKNDVGIKSVKRKTLSKQVVEQIVQLLMTGQFKLGDRLPSEHVLMEQLHVSRPVLREALSSLETLGIINRKTREGTFISEKIGSEPFSLMLALSAGDLPAIMEARMSIELGLISLAARKINDEQLAQLKETLDEIEFGDGDYSEYDKGFHRIIAYSANNSILEGLVDPLLNMVEQMINQVSQGDKNREVTLEQHKLIYESLKKHDVLEAYTNMYRHLEYGRNKVSRIINHSTNL from the coding sequence ATGAAAAATGATGTAGGGATTAAGTCCGTTAAAAGGAAAACTCTGTCAAAGCAAGTAGTGGAACAGATTGTTCAGTTATTAATGACTGGTCAGTTCAAATTGGGAGATAGGTTGCCCTCCGAACATGTTTTAATGGAACAACTACATGTTAGTAGGCCAGTTTTACGTGAGGCTTTAAGTTCGTTAGAAACGCTAGGAATAATTAATCGTAAAACGCGTGAAGGAACATTTATTTCTGAAAAAATTGGAAGTGAACCATTTTCGCTCATGCTTGCATTATCCGCTGGTGATTTGCCTGCGATTATGGAAGCGAGAATGTCTATTGAGTTAGGTCTAATCTCATTGGCAGCTAGGAAAATAAATGATGAACAACTAGCACAGTTGAAAGAAACCTTAGATGAAATTGAATTCGGAGACGGTGATTACTCCGAATATGATAAGGGATTTCATCGAATAATTGCTTATAGTGCTAATAATTCCATTTTAGAAGGCTTGGTTGATCCACTGTTGAATATGGTTGAGCAGATGATTAATCAAGTATCGCAAGGGGATAAAAATCGTGAAGTTACGCTCGAGCAACATAAATTGATTTACGAATCGTTAAAGAAACACGATGTTTTGGAAGCTTATACGAACATGTATCGACATCTTGAGTATGGGCGTAATAAGGTTAGTAGAATCATTAACCATTCTACCAATCTATAA
- a CDS encoding tartrate dehydrogenase, with protein METFKIAVLPGDGIGPEVTREAGKVLQALSELDSTFKYESTEFNWNSEYYLENGRMMPEDGLEQLKTFDSILFGAIGDNRVPDQISIWELIMPIRKNFQQYVNFRPVKLLKGLESPLKNDKPIDFVIIRENGEGEYSNVGGTMFQGEAREMAVQNTIMTRQGVSQITEFAYKYACDHGLNKVTNATKSNAIIHVMKFWDQVVEEVAAKNSDIAYERYYIDALAAYFVQRPESFQVVLASNLFGDILSDLGSAIVGGLGIAPSGNINPSGEFPSMFEAIHGSAPDIAGKEIANPIAQIWSLALMLEHLGRKDLHDKILTAIEALLVEKKVLTPDIGGTATTEQVGDVIVEKLTK; from the coding sequence TTGGAAACTTTTAAAATTGCAGTTCTGCCAGGAGATGGCATTGGACCAGAAGTGACAAGGGAGGCAGGAAAAGTTTTACAAGCTTTGTCGGAACTGGATTCTACATTTAAATATGAAAGTACGGAATTCAATTGGAATAGTGAATATTATTTGGAGAACGGTCGAATGATGCCTGAGGATGGATTAGAACAATTGAAAACATTTGATAGCATTTTGTTTGGAGCGATTGGAGATAATCGTGTTCCTGATCAGATTTCGATTTGGGAGCTGATCATGCCAATTCGGAAAAATTTTCAGCAATATGTGAACTTTAGGCCCGTAAAGTTGTTAAAAGGATTAGAAAGCCCATTGAAAAATGATAAGCCAATTGATTTTGTGATTATTCGAGAAAATGGCGAAGGAGAGTATTCCAATGTTGGCGGTACGATGTTTCAAGGAGAAGCACGGGAAATGGCTGTGCAAAATACGATCATGACGAGGCAGGGTGTTAGCCAAATTACAGAATTTGCCTACAAATATGCCTGTGATCACGGCTTAAACAAAGTGACAAATGCAACAAAATCGAATGCAATTATCCATGTGATGAAATTTTGGGATCAGGTAGTTGAAGAGGTAGCAGCTAAAAATTCGGATATAGCTTATGAACGGTATTATATTGATGCTTTAGCAGCTTATTTTGTCCAACGCCCGGAGAGTTTTCAAGTTGTTTTGGCATCGAATTTATTTGGGGATATTTTATCAGATTTAGGCTCAGCAATTGTTGGGGGATTAGGTATTGCCCCTTCTGGTAATATCAATCCGTCGGGTGAATTCCCGTCCATGTTTGAAGCAATACATGGTTCTGCACCTGATATTGCTGGGAAAGAAATAGCCAATCCGATTGCACAAATTTGGTCGTTAGCGCTTATGTTGGAGCATTTAGGAAGAAAGGATTTGCATGATAAAATTCTTACTGCAATTGAAGCATTATTAGTGGAGAAGAAAGTTTTAACACCGGATATTGGAGGCACGGCAACAACGGAACAAGTCGGGGATGTTATCGTAGAAAAACTTACTAAATAA
- a CDS encoding DUF975 family protein, whose protein sequence is MIGTVYKDTLHILQGNWLKIIGMVILCYLIKFSIETLPIQGSISIRMDSLAVVSSEILQTLLLGALINSILFFMLIDYITRTQVTMRKRFLTAITHPFRQSRLLYKGFFVLIITNLLLYIIGMMSIYAGLSVKSALLFFAYLLLYAFFIWLFLGISQAMYILYDDPKVGIFRCIRNSFSMMKGKRWQLLGLFLLAGVGLILGALLLMIGVLVVLVMYEVGRLAFYRELMRKNRQEEWYEKVSGI, encoded by the coding sequence ATGATTGGAACAGTTTACAAAGACACATTACATATACTTCAAGGAAATTGGCTGAAAATCATTGGAATGGTTATTCTATGTTACTTAATTAAGTTTTCCATAGAAACGTTGCCTATTCAGGGATCAATAAGTATAAGAATGGATTCATTAGCTGTGGTAAGTTCAGAGATCCTCCAGACTTTGCTGCTTGGTGCTTTGATAAACAGCATTCTATTTTTTATGCTTATCGATTACATTACACGCACTCAGGTAACGATGCGAAAGAGATTTCTAACGGCTATCACGCACCCTTTTCGACAGTCGCGTCTATTGTACAAAGGCTTTTTCGTTTTAATCATCACCAACCTGCTACTATACATAATTGGGATGATGAGTATCTATGCAGGCTTAAGTGTAAAATCTGCACTCCTTTTCTTTGCCTATCTATTATTATACGCGTTTTTTATTTGGCTGTTTTTAGGAATCTCTCAAGCTATGTATATTTTGTATGATGATCCTAAGGTTGGTATCTTTCGTTGCATTAGAAATAGCTTTTCGATGATGAAAGGTAAAAGGTGGCAGTTGCTTGGACTATTTTTATTGGCGGGCGTAGGATTGATACTTGGAGCATTGTTATTAATGATTGGAGTCCTTGTGGTATTGGTTATGTATGAAGTTGGTAGACTGGCATTTTACCGGGAACTCATGCGTAAGAATCGACAAGAAGAGTGGTATGAAAAAGTAAGTGGAATATAA
- a CDS encoding aldehyde dehydrogenase family protein, translating to METLKMYINGKWLESSNGESINVKNPSSGEIIASIPRGTTEDVDAAVQVAKTTFRSEAWRSVKPHERGEILFSIAEKLKADRDELARLETIDVGKPLSQGYADIDAAIRYFRFYGGAADKVMGDTIPIEDGLIDYVVREPVGVTAHIVPWNYPIQIISRSVAAAIATGNTVVVKSAEDTPMSAMRLTQFFDELDIPVGVFNHVTGYGYEVGAALSGHPSVNHVTFTGSVQTGIAVGQAATANVVPVTLELGGKSPNIVFADCDVDNTVDGVVNAIIQNAGQTCSAGSRLLVEESFKDEFLGKVVERFKGLTVGAGIQDKDVGPILNEKQFNRVMEFVELAKEEGKILAGGNQVTVEGFEGGFYLEPTIIDAVIPDSKLAQEEIFGPVLTVFTFKDTAESLELANSTDYGLVTGIWTSDISRAHYLASRIDSGQVFINNYGAGGGIQMPFGGYKKSGFGREKGWIALYNYTVVKNVAVRYN from the coding sequence GTGGAGACATTAAAGATGTATATTAATGGGAAATGGCTTGAGAGCTCGAATGGAGAATCGATTAATGTGAAAAATCCATCCAGTGGAGAAATCATTGCAAGTATTCCTCGGGGTACTACTGAGGATGTGGATGCAGCGGTTCAAGTAGCAAAAACTACTTTTCGTAGTGAGGCATGGCGCAGTGTCAAGCCACATGAACGTGGGGAAATTTTATTTTCCATTGCTGAAAAACTAAAGGCAGACAGGGATGAGTTGGCTAGGTTGGAAACTATTGATGTAGGAAAGCCATTGTCTCAAGGCTATGCTGATATTGATGCGGCAATTCGTTACTTCCGTTTTTATGGGGGAGCTGCGGATAAAGTAATGGGTGATACGATTCCGATTGAGGATGGTTTGATTGATTATGTGGTACGAGAACCTGTCGGCGTAACCGCACATATTGTTCCGTGGAATTACCCAATCCAGATTATATCAAGAAGTGTCGCAGCAGCAATCGCAACAGGTAATACGGTCGTTGTGAAAAGTGCGGAGGATACTCCGATGTCAGCGATGAGGCTGACTCAATTCTTTGATGAATTGGATATACCAGTTGGGGTTTTTAACCATGTGACAGGATATGGGTATGAAGTTGGAGCAGCTCTATCTGGTCATCCTTCTGTAAATCATGTGACATTTACAGGGTCGGTTCAAACAGGAATTGCTGTGGGACAAGCAGCAACAGCGAATGTTGTTCCTGTAACATTGGAGCTTGGTGGGAAATCACCAAATATCGTGTTTGCTGATTGTGACGTGGATAATACCGTTGATGGTGTTGTCAATGCGATTATTCAAAATGCAGGTCAAACCTGTTCGGCAGGATCGCGATTGCTAGTCGAGGAATCATTTAAGGATGAATTTTTAGGGAAAGTTGTTGAGCGATTCAAGGGGTTGACGGTTGGAGCAGGAATTCAGGATAAAGATGTGGGACCTATTCTGAATGAAAAACAATTCAACCGTGTGATGGAATTTGTTGAACTGGCAAAAGAAGAAGGGAAAATTCTGGCTGGTGGAAACCAGGTTACGGTTGAAGGATTTGAAGGTGGATTTTATCTCGAACCGACCATTATCGATGCTGTCATCCCAGATAGTAAACTGGCTCAGGAAGAAATATTTGGACCTGTATTAACGGTGTTTACATTTAAAGATACGGCAGAATCACTAGAATTGGCGAACAGCACAGACTATGGATTAGTTACTGGGATTTGGACGAGTGATATCAGTCGTGCACATTACCTCGCAAGCCGAATTGATTCAGGGCAGGTATTTATTAATAATTATGGAGCTGGTGGCGGGATTCAGATGCCGTTCGGCGGGTATAAGAAAAGCGGATTTGGTCGGGAAAAGGGCTGGATAGCTTTGTATAATTATACGGTGGTTAAGAATGTGGCGGTTAGGTATAATTAA
- a CDS encoding RraA family protein produces MKRFKSSFERPDNSWINKFTSIPTPVIGDVMGRQNIMDARIRPTWTGARFVGPALPIMTYPSDNFMIHVGVTLAQEGDILVVDAGNYQNAGLWGEILTINAIQRKVKGVVLDGAVRDVKEIEDMQFPTFASGINARGGYKSNPGTVNTAVSCGGVAVGPGDLIVGDENGVAVISKQDIETVYEDCLKKIDSEKETCEQLKQGKDTFDIMSMQETLDKLSIKIYE; encoded by the coding sequence ATGAAAAGATTTAAGAGCAGTTTTGAGAGACCAGACAACAGTTGGATTAATAAATTCACAAGTATTCCAACACCTGTGATTGGGGATGTAATGGGAAGGCAAAATATTATGGATGCTAGAATCAGACCAACATGGACTGGAGCTCGATTTGTAGGACCAGCATTACCCATTATGACTTACCCATCAGATAATTTTATGATTCATGTTGGGGTCACCCTAGCTCAAGAAGGTGATATCCTAGTTGTCGATGCAGGGAACTACCAAAACGCTGGCTTATGGGGAGAGATTTTAACGATTAATGCAATACAACGTAAAGTAAAAGGGGTTGTATTAGACGGTGCTGTAAGAGATGTAAAAGAAATTGAAGACATGCAGTTTCCAACTTTTGCATCAGGCATAAATGCTAGGGGCGGCTATAAAAGCAATCCAGGAACGGTGAACACGGCTGTGTCTTGTGGAGGAGTTGCTGTAGGCCCGGGAGATTTAATTGTTGGTGATGAAAATGGCGTTGCGGTTATTTCGAAACAAGATATCGAAACCGTTTACGAGGATTGTTTAAAAAAAATAGATTCTGAAAAAGAGACATGTGAACAGCTAAAACAAGGGAAAGATACTTTTGATATCATGAGCATGCAGGAAACGCTAGATAAACTTAGCATTAAAATCTACGAATAG
- a CDS encoding NADH:flavin oxidoreductase produces the protein MSKTNISTDPLFHTFTSDNLIVENRTVMAPMTRGYSPNGVPGEDVVAYYRRRAENGVGLIVTEGTGINHPASVSGASIPLFHGEASLNGWAKVVKEVHEAGGKIVPQLWHVGMTRKKGELPNEEAQPVGPSGLSLSGKKITEPMTEKEVVNMVEAYAQAAADAKRLGFDGIELHGAHGYLIDQFFWENTNKRTDRYGGDLFGRTQFAVEVIEACRREVGPDFPIIFRFSQWKMNDFKAKLATNPDELDRFLKPLVEAGVDIFHCSTRRFWEPEFEGSDLNLAGWTKKLTGKPVISVGSVGLDGEFTSFSGANTTSLDGLIEKLDNDEFDLVAIGRSLLMDPEWVRKVKDGRANDLLPFDKEALQTLY, from the coding sequence ATGAGTAAAACAAATATATCTACAGATCCATTATTTCATACATTTACAAGTGATAATTTAATAGTAGAGAATCGTACGGTGATGGCGCCAATGACACGTGGTTATTCACCAAATGGAGTGCCAGGAGAAGATGTGGTAGCCTATTACCGCCGCCGTGCTGAAAATGGAGTAGGTCTGATTGTAACAGAAGGAACAGGGATTAATCACCCAGCTTCTGTTTCAGGTGCTAGTATTCCTCTATTTCATGGTGAAGCATCATTGAACGGCTGGGCTAAAGTGGTAAAGGAAGTGCATGAAGCCGGTGGGAAAATTGTACCGCAGCTTTGGCACGTGGGGATGACCCGTAAAAAAGGGGAGCTTCCAAATGAAGAAGCACAACCTGTTGGTCCGTCTGGCCTAAGCCTATCAGGCAAAAAAATAACGGAGCCAATGACTGAAAAAGAAGTTGTTAATATGGTAGAAGCATACGCTCAAGCAGCAGCTGATGCAAAACGCCTTGGCTTCGATGGCATCGAGCTTCACGGTGCTCACGGTTATTTAATCGATCAATTCTTCTGGGAAAATACAAATAAGCGTACGGATCGTTATGGCGGAGATCTCTTCGGACGTACACAATTTGCAGTTGAGGTAATTGAAGCATGCCGGCGTGAAGTTGGGCCAGATTTTCCAATTATCTTCCGTTTTTCTCAATGGAAAATGAATGACTTCAAGGCCAAGCTTGCAACAAATCCAGATGAATTAGATCGTTTTCTGAAACCTCTCGTAGAAGCGGGAGTTGATATTTTTCACTGTTCTACCCGTCGTTTCTGGGAGCCGGAATTTGAAGGTTCTGATTTAAACTTGGCAGGCTGGACAAAGAAACTAACGGGCAAGCCTGTCATTTCTGTTGGATCAGTTGGACTCGATGGAGAATTCACAAGTTTTTCGGGTGCAAACACAACCAGTCTCGATGGCCTTATTGAAAAGCTTGATAATGATGAATTCGACCTGGTAGCAATCGGACGTTCATTATTGATGGACCCTGAGTGGGTTAGAAAAGTTAAGGACGGCAGGGCAAATGATTTATTGCCTTTTGATAAAGAAGCACTTCAAACGTTATATTAG
- the gltS gene encoding sodium/glutamate symporter, whose product MSISLNLIQSLALAVIVLLIGSMLKKRVGFLRKYFIPTPVIGGLVFAALMLVGNQTGSWSVELDQSLTDLLLVAFFTATGFAFSVKDLKQTGIIGLKLAVLTVILVIVQNAIVPLISPLAGIDPLLGLTMASMSMAGGPGTAAAFGPTIVNMGIENATLVALSAATFGLVMGSIIGGPVAKYLIKRHKLTSKDVSETIDLDFTNKSDGLSEKTFMNSSFIILISMGLGTLMVMLLNLTGFIWPDYVGGLFVAAILRNVFDSMNITLNLKSINIIGNIALSLFLALTIMGLEIWNLFELALPMIIVLLTETIVMILFAIFIIYRVMGKNYDAVVMSSGMSGVGIGSTPNAVANMEAVIEGNGPSPNSMIILPVIAAVFLSIFNPIIITLFINLL is encoded by the coding sequence ATGTCTATCTCTTTAAACCTTATTCAGTCTCTGGCATTAGCAGTGATTGTTTTACTAATTGGAAGTATGCTAAAGAAGAGAGTTGGATTTTTAAGAAAGTATTTCATTCCGACTCCTGTTATAGGTGGATTAGTTTTTGCCGCATTAATGCTTGTCGGTAATCAAACTGGGTCTTGGAGTGTTGAGCTTGATCAATCGCTAACAGATTTACTACTGGTTGCATTCTTTACTGCCACTGGCTTCGCATTCAGTGTTAAAGATTTAAAACAAACTGGGATAATAGGTTTAAAATTAGCAGTTTTAACGGTAATCTTAGTGATAGTACAAAATGCAATTGTTCCTTTAATTTCGCCTCTTGCCGGCATAGATCCCTTATTGGGGTTAACGATGGCATCCATGTCGATGGCAGGTGGACCTGGAACAGCGGCTGCATTTGGACCCACTATAGTGAATATGGGAATTGAAAACGCTACTTTGGTTGCACTTTCTGCCGCTACTTTTGGCTTAGTAATGGGTAGTATTATTGGCGGTCCAGTTGCAAAATATTTAATAAAAAGGCATAAACTTACTTCAAAAGACGTTAGTGAAACAATTGATCTTGACTTTACTAACAAATCTGACGGGTTAAGTGAGAAGACATTCATGAATAGCTCATTTATTATCCTCATTTCAATGGGGCTTGGAACATTAATGGTAATGTTGTTAAACCTTACTGGATTTATTTGGCCAGATTATGTTGGTGGTCTATTTGTAGCTGCTATTTTAAGAAATGTTTTTGACTCTATGAATATAACACTAAATCTAAAGTCCATAAATATTATTGGGAATATTGCATTGAGCTTATTTCTGGCCCTCACAATCATGGGCTTAGAGATATGGAATCTGTTTGAACTTGCTCTACCAATGATTATTGTTTTATTGACCGAAACGATTGTTATGATATTGTTTGCGATCTTTATAATATATAGAGTCATGGGGAAAAACTATGACGCTGTAGTAATGTCATCTGGTATGAGCGGTGTAGGAATAGGTTCCACTCCCAATGCAGTGGCAAACATGGAGGCTGTTATAGAAGGGAATGGGCCATCACCAAATTCTATGATCATTTTACCTGTCATTGCAGCCGTCTTTTTAAGTATCTTTAATCCAATTATTATAACTCTATTTATAAATCTCTTATGA
- a CDS encoding LysR family transcriptional regulator, whose protein sequence is MNYNLVETFAILAKTLNVTKTAEKLYLSQSAVSYRLKALEDELGVMLVERDRGFKKIKLTAHGKTFMSIALDWENINGKIKHFSSSSSKKAISVGVVDSVNNYLFTNIYKEIFKNPDVQLTIKTQHTDEIYEQVAGRIIDVGFVLHNIPMNKIEYKQILDEKMVLATKSKDMSNLKSVNPKNLNPEKQIFFNWGDQYLKWHHKYFPQGGNPKLVTDSALLSFDILDQDSWLIVPISAAHTLAEKFSDVYIIPFIENPPHRAIYMISNITPLYSNTEVMDNFKTLVEQHMDAHKTWQNNY, encoded by the coding sequence ATGAATTATAACTTAGTCGAAACATTTGCTATTTTGGCAAAGACATTGAATGTAACGAAAACAGCAGAAAAGCTTTATTTGTCTCAGTCTGCCGTTAGCTATCGGCTGAAGGCACTCGAAGACGAACTCGGGGTAATGCTAGTGGAAAGGGACAGGGGATTCAAAAAAATTAAATTAACCGCACATGGAAAAACTTTTATGTCCATTGCTCTCGACTGGGAAAACATAAATGGCAAAATTAAACACTTTAGCTCCTCTTCTTCAAAAAAAGCCATATCCGTTGGAGTGGTAGACAGTGTAAACAATTACCTATTTACAAATATATATAAGGAAATTTTTAAAAATCCCGATGTTCAATTAACTATAAAAACCCAGCATACAGATGAAATTTATGAGCAAGTAGCTGGAAGAATTATTGATGTGGGTTTTGTTTTACATAATATTCCTATGAATAAAATTGAATATAAACAAATTTTGGATGAGAAGATGGTATTAGCAACGAAATCCAAAGATATGAGTAATTTAAAATCGGTCAATCCCAAGAATTTAAATCCAGAAAAACAGATTTTCTTTAATTGGGGTGACCAATACTTAAAATGGCACCACAAATATTTCCCACAAGGGGGAAATCCTAAATTAGTTACTGATTCTGCTTTATTGTCATTTGATATACTTGATCAGGATTCGTGGCTAATTGTCCCGATAAGCGCCGCACATACACTTGCCGAAAAGTTTAGTGATGTTTATATTATTCCGTTTATTGAGAATCCCCCTCATAGAGCTATTTATATGATTTCTAATATAACTCCGCTATACAGTAATACGGAGGTAATGGATAATTTTAAAACACTTGTTGAACAGCATATGGATGCTCATAAAACCTGGCAAAATAATTATTAA
- a CDS encoding SDR family NAD(P)-dependent oxidoreductase → MTFKDKTIIVTGAGGGMGKATVDLLLKAGANVVGCDLNTDALLEFEGKDNLMTCQGNLLEESTVQQIFKDAAERFGGIDGLANIAGIAQSATPIDEVSLSEFHKIMDINLTMTFLTCREASKYMKERIQGKIVNIGSVSTTRPRPGLQSYVASKGAVESFTKALALELAPDHINVNVLHPGPANTNMLGEFVKKGSDVEDGKKEIFERSVPLGKLLQPTDIASSIKFLLSDEANMITGIVLHVDGGRSI, encoded by the coding sequence ATGACATTTAAAGACAAAACAATTATTGTAACTGGTGCTGGTGGCGGAATGGGTAAGGCAACTGTGGATTTGTTGCTAAAGGCGGGTGCAAACGTTGTTGGTTGTGACCTAAATACGGATGCACTTTTGGAATTTGAAGGTAAAGATAATTTGATGACTTGTCAGGGTAATTTATTGGAGGAGAGTACGGTTCAGCAAATTTTCAAGGATGCTGCTGAACGTTTTGGCGGGATCGATGGTCTTGCAAATATTGCTGGGATTGCACAAAGTGCCACACCGATTGATGAAGTCTCTTTAAGTGAATTTCATAAAATTATGGATATTAATTTGACGATGACGTTTTTGACCTGTCGCGAAGCTTCTAAATATATGAAGGAACGGATACAGGGGAAAATTGTAAATATTGGATCCGTTTCTACGACAAGACCAAGACCAGGATTACAATCTTATGTTGCATCAAAAGGAGCAGTTGAATCTTTTACTAAGGCCTTGGCATTGGAGCTTGCACCAGATCATATTAATGTTAATGTGTTGCACCCAGGTCCAGCTAATACGAATATGCTTGGAGAATTTGTAAAAAAAGGTTCCGATGTAGAGGACGGGAAGAAGGAGATCTTTGAAAGAAGTGTACCATTAGGAAAGTTGCTGCAGCCAACGGATATTGCTAGTTCTATAAAGTTTTTATTGTCAGATGAGGCTAATATGATTACTGGGATTGTTTTGCATGTGGATGGTGGGCGGAGTATTTAG
- the kdgD gene encoding 5-dehydro-4-deoxyglucarate dehydratase, producing MTITRKAPTGILGFPVAPFDQQENINMKALEQNIAFLIDGGVSSIFVACGAGEFQSLNKSEYRTMVEAAVSAVGGKVPVYTGVGGNISDAVELAQTSAQLGADGYLILPPYLIHGEQEGLFNYSKTIIESTNLNAIVYHRANALFTLDTVKQLVEFPQVVGFKDGHGDMDFNIELTQTIGDRLEWTNGMPLAEVTMPAYLPLGFKTYSSAISNYIPHVSRRFFHALLENDQKTVKELYRDVILPINTIRKQRKGYAVSLIKAGMDVVGLPVGNTVRPPIIPVEKEHYKQLEVIIENTLTKYPKQG from the coding sequence ATGACAATAACTAGAAAAGCACCAACAGGTATTTTAGGGTTTCCAGTAGCTCCTTTTGACCAACAGGAAAATATTAATATGAAAGCATTGGAACAAAACATTGCATTTCTTATAGATGGTGGTGTGTCCTCTATATTTGTTGCCTGTGGGGCAGGTGAATTTCAGTCTTTAAACAAGTCGGAATATCGGACAATGGTAGAAGCAGCCGTTTCTGCTGTAGGTGGAAAGGTTCCTGTTTACACTGGTGTAGGTGGAAATATTTCAGACGCTGTAGAGTTAGCTCAAACATCCGCACAGCTTGGTGCTGATGGGTACTTAATCTTACCTCCATACCTAATCCATGGTGAACAAGAGGGACTTTTCAATTATTCAAAAACGATCATTGAAAGCACAAATCTTAATGCGATCGTTTATCATCGTGCCAATGCTCTCTTTACCTTAGATACCGTAAAACAATTAGTAGAATTCCCTCAAGTTGTTGGTTTTAAAGATGGTCATGGTGATATGGATTTTAACATTGAACTAACGCAAACAATCGGTGATCGGCTTGAATGGACTAATGGTATGCCACTTGCTGAGGTTACAATGCCAGCTTATCTTCCATTAGGTTTTAAAACTTATTCATCCGCAATATCAAACTATATACCACATGTTTCAAGAAGGTTTTTCCATGCACTGCTAGAGAATGATCAAAAAACTGTAAAGGAACTCTATCGGGACGTTATCTTGCCGATTAATACGATTAGGAAACAGAGAAAAGGATACGCTGTTTCATTAATTAAAGCCGGTATGGATGTTGTTGGATTGCCAGTAGGAAATACGGTAAGACCACCAATTATTCCTGTTGAAAAGGAACACTATAAACAACTGGAAGTCATTATCGAGAACACGCTAACGAAATACCCGAAACAAGGGTGA